The stretch of DNA CTCTTGGTTATTAATAATACTTTTACATTATTATTATTTGTCACATAATAAAAGTTAAATCCAAAGAGAAAAAACATTGGATTAAAATAAGATATTCTTGAATAAAATATAAATATTGCAATTATTCCAAATACTACAAAAAATATTTGAATATCTGTTACGCTTAATGCTACGAAAAAATATCCCAAATAGCTTGGTAAAAAAGCATCATTTGCTGGTTCAATATTAGTTATTGTATTTTCTTCAATACTGTCATCTGATAAATATTTAATAAAAAATATACTAATACTAGATAAAATTAGTATCACTATAAAATAAATAGAATAAGAAACCATATTTAATACTTCATATAAGTTATTTATAATAAATTCAGATCCAATTTTTTTTCTACTAGATAACTACATGTTTGATAATAATAATATTCGATGCTTTCAATTGTCATTTTATTATTAATTGCAAAAATTACAAAAGATAAGGATAGAGAATTTATTATTAAAAAAAATCTAAATATATAACTCATAATCATATTAGGAATATACTCCCCAATCTCTTTCAAAAATCCAATTTGGTTCCCATTTTACATAATCTGCGGGATCAAAACTTTCAGATTCTAATACATTAATTTCTTGTATTTGATTAGGAAATAATGGTAGGTTATGTCTACTATTTGGACTGTTTAAATCAAAGAAATGATATTTATCACTTTTATCCTTTGATTTAGAACTAACTCCATAATCGAATGGAACACATTTTCTTTCTCTGATTTGACCATCACTCTTAGCAATAAACCTAACCTCTATTAACTTTTTATTATTAATCGCTTCTAAAAACTTTTCTAACATTACTTTTCCTTTTTAATTCATCTCAACAAAACTAGTCCCATCACCCCGAGGCTCAACCTTTATCTGCAATGGTATTCGCTCTTTCAGTGCTTGCACATGTGAAATCACACCGACCATTTTCCCGCTGCTTTGTAGTAGGTTTAGTGCATTTAGTGCTAACTCTAGGCTATCTTCATCTAGTGTTCCAAATCCTTCATCTAAAAACAGTGAATCTATTGCTATTTTTTGACTAGCTAGGCTTGAAAGTCCTAAGGCTAGTGAAAGGCTTACTATGAAGCTTTCTCCTCCTGATAGTGTGCTTACTGGTCTTATTGTATTTCCTTGAAAACTATCACATACATCTATTTCTAGGATTTGTTTTGGTTCACGACTTCTTTGTAGTTCGTATCTGCTTGATAATAAATTCAAGTGTTGGTTTGCTAGATTTATTAATTGGTCTAGTGTAATTCCTTGGGCAAATTTGGCGAATTTATTTCCATCCGCTGATCCTATCATTTCATTTAGTTTTACCCATACTTTAAACTTTTCTTTTTTTTCTTCTAGTTCTTGTATTTTTTCTTTGTGTTTTTGGCTGTCTTCTTCGTTTCTTTTTAGTGTTTGGCTTAATGCTCCTATATTTTCTTGGAGTTCATCTATTTTTGATTGTAATTCTTGAAGTTCTTGGACTACCTCATCTATAGTTTTTTTCTTTTCTTTTGATTCTTGATTTTTTTCTTCTTTTTCTTTGTGTTCTTTTAGTTTATCTTGTGTGTCTTGTTTTAGTGTTTTATAGTTATTGTATGTTTCATCTATTTTTTTACATAACAGAGCTAATTCTTCTCTTTGCTCTTTTTCTAAGATTGCTTTTTTAAACTCTTCAATATTTTCAAAGTCATTTGCTTGTAGTTCTATTTCTAATTTTTCTTTTAATTGCTTAGATATGTCTTCATTTGATGTTATATTTGTTTGAAGTTGGTTTTTTTGTTGTTCTTGTTGTTCTTGTGTTGTTTGAAGTTTTGTTAACTCATTTTTTAGGTTTTTTTCTTTTTCTTGTATATTTTGATAATTTGTATTAAGTTCTATTTCATATATGTCTATATCTGCTATATTTAAAATACTTGTACTTTTTTCTTTTTGCTCTTTTATGAACTCTTCATATTTAGCTTCAGTTTCTTTTTGTGTTTTTACTGTAGTTTTTATATCTGTTAGTTTTGTTTCTAGTTCTTTTATTTGTAGGGCTTTTTGATTCTTTTCTAGCTCACACTCTTTGTTTTGTTTTTGTTTTGAGATATATGTCTCTTTTTTATTGTTTAGTACTTCATAGTTTTCTTTATATGTTTTATTATTAAACTCTATATTGTATTGTTTATATTGTTCTTTTAGTTCTGTCTCTATTGTTTCTAGGTCTTTTGTATATTTTTGTTCATCTTTTTCTAACTGTGTTATATCATTTTGAATTTTTGTTAGTTCTTTTTCTTTTTGGTCAAATTCTGTATATGATTTGCTATATTTATTATTTGCTTCATCTTTTTGTTTTAGTAGTTTTTCTTTTTTTTCTCTTCTTTGTTTGATATTAGATAGTTTTGTATTTAAACTATTTAGTTCTTCTTGTATATTTTGCTTTGTATTCTCTTCATTTTCATTTACAATGTCTATATGCTCTTTTTCTATTCTTGTATATAGTGATTTTTGATTCTCTTCTAGTTTTTCTATTTCTTGCTTTGTGTTTTCTAGTTTTGAATTTAGAAGGATTAGACTATCATTTTGTTTTTTTAGTTCATTTTCTTCTTTTGTTTGTTCTTGTTCTTTTTGCTCTATTTGATTTGTTGTTTTATCTGTATCTACTGTAGTGTGATTTTCTATATTATTTATATAAGGATGAGTTGTTGAACCACATAGATAACATTCCTCGCCCTGCTTTAGTCTTTTTCTATCTTCTTCATAGCTTTTGATTAGAAGTTCTTTATCTCTCATTTGTCTTAGTGTTTGTATATGTACTTTTAGCTCATTTACTAAAGATTGTTTTGTTTGTATATTCTTTGTTATTAGGCTTTGATCTTTTATATACTGTTTTTTTATATCATTTTGCTTTGTTATTGTCTTTTTATTTTCACAATACTCTTTGTATATACTTTCTAATGCCTCTTTTGCTTTTATCTCTTCTCGTAAAGCATCTTCTTGTATATTGTCATTTGTAAAGTTTGATTCTATTTGTATATACTCTTTGTTTATATTCTCATATATAGCTTTTAGCTCTTTTGTTTGCTTATTTAATACCTCAACTATGCTTTTTTGCTCTTTTTGCTCATTTAGAGCTTTTTCTTTTGTTTGGTATATTTCATTTAGTGTATTTGTATATAAGCTATACTGCTCTATGCTTTTGTTTATTAGGGGCAATAACTCTATTAGCTTTTCATCTTTGCTATTTGTTTGTATATACGCCCTTAGCTCTTCTTCTTTTTTGTTTATACTTGTATACTCACTATGTATAGATTCTAACTCTTTTTGAATCTTCCCTTGTTCTTGTTCTTTACTTTGTATATAGCTACTTAAGACTTCGCAGCTTTTTTGCTTCTCTTTTATTTGTGTTTGTAGTGTTCTAACTTCTTTTATCTTTTTTGTTTGCTCATCGTGTGTAACTTTGGCTTTACTTGTTTGTATTTGGCTTATACTGTATTGTGTAGTAGTTAATATTAGTTTTTCTTCTACTTGCTCTAGTTCATCTTTTAATTTAACTAGTCTTTGTTTGTCTTTTTGTATATCAGATTCTAATGTGTTTTGTCTTGTATATAGGGATTCTATATTTAAAGCTTTGTTTGCTAGGTCTAATTTTTGGTATTCTTCTTTTTTATCTTCTTTTTCTTTTGATATATCTTCAAAAAGTTGTGTATATTTTATATTGTCTGATTCTAGTTTGGCTAGTGTTTCTAAGTATATTTTACTATCGTTTAGTTCTTTTTCTTTTTTATCGTATTGTTTCTTTAGCTCTTTCTTTTCTTCTAGGTCTTTTGTTTTTTGCTCAACTTCTTCTTTTTCTAGGAGTTGTGTTGAGTCTAGTATCTTTTTATCTGAATCTATTTCATTTTTTGATACTGAGTATGTATCATATATCTCTTTTGATATTTTTGCATAGATTTGTGTTCCAGTGATTTTTTCTAGTAAGCTTGACCTATCTGCTTCTTTTGCTTTTAAAAACGCATCAAAGCTTCCTTGGGCTAACATCATAGATTGTATAAACCTGTCAAAGTCTAAACCTGATAACTCTTCAATGTATTTTGGTACATCTCTTAAACTTGATTTTATAACTTTTGAAGTGCCTACATTTGATAATTCCATTTTTGCTGTTTGAAACTTACCATTTGCATTTTTTCTAGCTCTTTTTTGGCTCCAAGAAGAACGATATATAATTCCTTTGATTTCAAACTCTACTTCACAAAGGCATTCACCTGTATGTCTTGACATTAAATCATTTGGTGGATTTGTAAGTCTTGGTGTTTTTCCATACAATGCACAAGTAATAACATCAAGTATTGTACTTTTACCAGCACCCGTTGGTCCTGTGATTGCAAAGAGTGAATTATCGTTTAAAAATTCTCTAAAGTCTATTTCAAACTCACCTTTTAATGAGTTTATATTTAATGATTTTACTTTTAATATTTTCATTTAACTTGCACCTTTTCTACTACTTTTCTAAAGTTTAGATTTAACTCATCTACAAACTTTATATCTTCTAGTTCTTCTATTTCTAATCTTCTTTTAAATACATCTTGAGGTACTAGCTCATCTAAGCTTGTTACTTTTAACTCTTTTGCTTCTAGCTTCTGCTCACTTTTATCTATTTTGATTGCTAAAATAATTAGTTCTTGTTCTTGGGCATATTCTCTTAGAGCTTGATTTGCAAACATTGGGTTTTCATCTTTTAGATGTATTTCACACCATGTTGTTTTATCTTCTATTTGTTTTAATTCATTTTTTACTGATTCAAGATTGCCTTTTAGGACTTGTAGTTTTCTATATTGTGGTATTTCTATTTCTTTTACTTCTATTTTAGTTTTGTCTTCTGTATTTAAAAACTCAACGATATTGACTCTTTTTCTTTGATTTGCTTCTGAAAAACTTAAAGGAATTGGCGAACCGCTATATCTCACTTGGTTACATCCAACTGATTGATTTATATGTAAATGCCCTAAAGCAACATAATCAAAATACTTTCCTAAAAAATCACTTCCAATATCAAGAGTTCCACCTATATAAATATCTCTTTCACTTTCACTTGTACGACTTCCTACTGTTGTAAGATGTCCTGTTGCAATTATTGGAAGATTATTTTCTTTTGTAAGTGTTATTGCTTTTTTATATACATTTATATAGTGTTGTTTTATTCCATCATTTAGTGAAGATTCCTTTTGTGAGATAGTTTGACCGCTTATTGCTTTACGAACTACACTATCTCGTAAAAATGGAACAGCACAAACCACGCCTTGAAGTTTGTCTTCTTTGTATATAGGTATTAGTTCATTTTCATTTTCTTCACCTGAAGTTATTACGTGTACATTCATATATTCAAGTAATTGCTTTGAAGCTTTTAGTGTAGAAATAGAGTCGTGATTTCCTGCTGTTATGATTACATATAAGTTTTTTATAGAAAATAACTCTTTTAAAAAGTTATAATAAAGCTCCAAAGCATAATTTGGTGGATTTCCTGTATCAAATATATCACCTGCTACAATAAGTACATCAATATTTTCTTTTTTAATTATCTCATAAAGCCAAGATAAAAAAGCCTTATGCTCTTCTTCCCTGCTTTTTCCCATAAACTTTTGACCTATATGCCAATCTGATGTGTGTAATATCTTCATTTAAATCCAATAATATATTTAATAGAAGTTTACCCTCTTAATATTAAAATAATATAATAATAAAATTAGCTATTTTTAACTCTTTTTAAAATAGAGATTCTTCTTTTATTTAATGTATTTAATTCTTTTTCTAATTTATTACTAAACTCATTTTTCTTTTCTTTTATATCTAATAAAAATTTTATACGTCGTTCTGAAAAGTAAAAATATAAAAGTGTACTAATTACAGCAGCATAAAAACACCATAAAGAAGTAAATCCATAAGGTCTTAATAAAAAGATAATAACCAATCCAATAAAGTTTAATAAACCAAAAATTTGTACTGAAATACTAGTACTTAACATTAATGATCCACATGTAGTAAGAATATAAATAGATGCATCATATATATTTTCTGTCCATGGATGGCTATAATAAAGAGTATTGTTTACTACTTCTACACTACTAGGACTTTGATAAAAACCATACATAGTATAAATTGCCAAGAACAAACCAAGAGTTGAAAGAATGGCTAATAATTTCTTTCTTTTTGAATCTTTTTCTATTAAATAAATAGATAAAGGAATAATAAAAGGAAGTAAACCTTGTGCATAATAAATAAATATCCCAGAAGCAAGTTCTAAAGCACGTGCTTCTATATATCCACCAACTCCAAGCCATACAAAACCTTCTGTAAATTGGTGTAATGCAAAGAGTAATGGTAAAGCTGCAAATAAAACTTCATTTGATGTACTTGATTGTCGTAAAGTAAGAATACCTATAAAACCAATAGCTCCTGAAAGAGTGAAGTTTAAAATTGCAAAATATATATCCATTACCTTACCTTATAAAAAAATTTCATAATACAAACCTAGTATAATAGTCATTATACCAAAGATACAGATTCCTATAGCTGATTTATATAAGTTCTTTACTCCACCAAACCATAAAATATAGATAGCTTTTAAAAGATTATTGCTTCCTGCTGCTATCATAATCGCGGTAATGATTTGAATATCACTAATACTAAATTTTCCAGTTAAGATTGATAATATAAAAGGATCAATATCTGTAAAACCTACTACAAAAGATAAAACTTCTAAACCTGATGATCCATAGTTTTTTGTAACAAAATTAGTAAGTATTATCATAGTAACAAATAAACTTGCAAATAAAAATGCAGTTTTTAGCTCTAATGGATTTGCATCTACTATATCTAAGGGTTGATTATTTTCTTTTTGGTTTCTAAGAAATAAAAATGAGATTATAAATCCAGATAATGATAAACAAATAAAAGGAAGTATTAACTCTTTACCAATATTAAAATTAAATATCAATGATACAACTATTAAACGCAAATACATAACTGATGTTGCAGATATAATTGCAGCATCTAAGATATTAGAACTTCCAATTTGCTTAGCTTTTCTTGCTAAAACTACTGTTGTTGCAGTTGAAGAGTATAAACCTCCAAATATTCCTGTTAGATAGTAACCTTTTGATGGAAAAATGTATTTTTGTAAAATATATCCACCATAACTAATTCCAGAAATAACAACAACGGTAAGCCATATTTTAAAAGGTGACATTGGTATATATGGAATAACTTTTGTATCAGGTAAAAGTGGCAAGATTACAGCGGAAAGAAGTATCATTTTACCAAGTGTTTCAAATTCTGTGATATTAATATCTTTAAAAAATTTATTCATATTAACATTTGAATTTAAAATAAATACAATACTCACATATAAAAGAGCACTCATCCACAGCGCTTGTGTTTGTATAAGCGCTCCGAATGTATAAACTAATAACATAACAATAAACAATAAAATACTTCGTTTATTTTCTAATAGATTTTTGTTATATAAAATCGCATACAAACCTGTAAGAGCTAAGAAACCAAACAAATACAACATTGAAGAATCTATTTTAAATAAAATAAAACCTAGTATTCCTATAAATGTATATGTTCTAACATCACCAAAGAAATAATTATTACTATCTATTTTGGAAAACTCTCTTCTATATGACTTCACTTCTAGTCCAATTAAGAAACTAAATACTATTACAACTAAGAAATGTACTAAATCAATATTTAAACTCATTTTAAACTTCTTTTTTTATTATATTTTATAACTGCCATTTTAATAATATCATTAAATACAAACCAAATACTTACATAAACCCATAAGAATAATGCCCATTGCCAGTTAATTCTAGGAAGTAAATCAAAACTATATAAACCAAGAGCTGTTCCTAATAATGCTGTTATAAAAGATGCAAAAAATAATTGCCATGAGGGATGAGGTTTTTTAAAAAACCAATCTGCTATTCTTGTATTAAAAATAGTATAATGCCCTGCAATAATTAATTTTACAAAAAATAAAGTTTGTACAAAACCTAAAAATGATTTTTCATCATTTATATCCACCCACATTGGAAGTTCTGGTAAAAAAGCACTTTGAGGATTGGCTTTTAAATAAATCATAACTATATAAAAAATAGCAAAGGAGCTTAATACTCCTGCAATTCCCAACCAAGTTGATAAAATAAATACATTTTTCATATCCCATCTTACGGGTTTTTCTTCAACTTTTGTATTATCATAAGCTATTGCCATAATTGGAATATCATTTAAAAGAGCTAGTATAATAATCATTATTGCAGTAATAGGATAGAAATCAAACAATACTATTGAAAGTGTCATAAACATAAGTATTCTAACAGTTTCAGCTATTCTATAAACGACATAACTTTTCATTCTCTCAAATACAATTCTTGCTTGTTCAATTGCATCAACTATTACTGTAAGCCCTGGTGCCATAAGCACAATATCAGCAGCAGCTCGTGCAGCATCTGTTGCACCACTAACAGCAATACCACAATCAGCTTTTTTAAGTGCAGGAGCATCATTTACCCCATCACCTGTCATTCCTACAATATGATCTGCTTTTTGTAATTCATCAACAATAAAATATTTATCTTCAGGAAGAACTTGTGCAAAGCCATTTGCGTTTTCTATTATCCTAACTATTTCTGATTCATGTTTTTTTACATTACCTATAGGAATAGGTTTATTATTTAATTCTTTTTGTACTTCATTAACTATTTTTTCAACACTTTCATCTATTTCTTTATCTGTACTACTTGTATTTAATGTTTTAACTATTGAACGTGATAATATTTCTGAGAGATATATATACTCTTTTTGATTTTGTCCTTTTAATTCTTTGATATCCTCTATATCATCACCAATTTGAAGTATATTAGAAATATATTTAGCTACAGCAATATTATCGCCTGTTATCATTTTTACTGATACACCTTTTTTATTTGCTTCTGTTATAGCTTGTTTAGAATCCATTCTTGGCAAATCATAAAGTGCAATTAATCCTACAAAATGATATTTATTCTCATCTTTTTGTTTGTATGCCACACCTAATGTTCTAAAACCTTTTTTTGCAAAGTTTTCTACTTGTGCATAATCTGATTTCTTTTCATTTAAATTTTCATCACATAATTCAATAATAATTTGAGGTGCACCTTTTATATAACTTACTTCATTGTTGAAAATTGCTTCAGTTTTCTTATGTATAGGATCAAAAGATATAAATTTTGTTATTTTGATTTCATTTAGTTTTTCTTCTAATTTATTATCACTTATATATTCAAAAATTGGTTTTTCAATTGGGTCTTTATTCTCTTTTTTACTAGCATATGCACCATAAAGCATTAATTCATCAATTGTATAATTTCTTACTAAATATGGTTCTGCCAAACTCATTTTATTTTGTGTAAGTGTTCCTGTTTTATCAGAACAAAGAATATCCATTCCAGCTGCTTCTTCAATAGCTGAAAGTTTTGTAACAATAGCTTGTTTTGTAGCTAAAACTCTAGCTCCCAATGCCATTGTAACAGTTAGAACAGCAGGCATTGCAACAGGAATTGCTGAGATTGTTAAAATAAGTGCAAAAATCAATAATTCTAAAAGAGGTTCATTACTATTTATACCATGCCAAATAATAATACCGATTAAAAAAAGTGTCATAATGATTAAATAATTCCCAACTTTTATAACCATTGATTGAAAGTGACCATGTTCTTGTTTTTCAGCTTTTGCAACTAAACCAACTGTTTTACCAAAGTATGTATTTAATCCAGTTGCAGTTACTTTTGCAATCATTTCACCTTGTTTTATAATTGCATTTGCATATAAGCTTTCATTTATTTGTTTATTTACAGGTAAGGATTCACCTGTTAATGCCGATTGATCCACTTGAATAAAATCTTCACCACCTAAGAGAATACAATCAGCAGCAACTACATCACCAATTTTTATTTTGATAATATCATCAGGAACAACTTCTTTTGAATTAATAGTTTTCCACTTTCCATCTCTTAGAACTAATGCTTCTCTTGCAAGTTTCTTCTTTAAAACAGCTATTGCATTAAGTGCTTTTGATTCTTGATAAAAATCTACAAAAGCATTTATAAAAAGCATCAGTATAATAACTGAAAAATCTTCCCACCTTTGTGCAACAGCAGAAAGAATAGCTGCAATTTCTATCATCCAAGGAATTGGTCCCCAAAATCTTTTAAAAAGTCGATTTAGCCAATTAACTTGTTTTTCATTTAATTCGTTATAACCATATTTTTTAATTCTTTTTTGAACTTCTTCTTCACTCAATCCTGTTAAGATATCTAAATCTTTATCTTTCATAAGAAACCCCAAAAATAATAATTTTTATTAGAATTATTATACTCTTACAATTATAAATTAATTATTAATTTTATTCTAAATAATAATTTTAATTATAGGTTAAATTGAATATGATAATATTCTTTCAAATAAAATTTTTAAGGATAAAAATGGAAAAAATAAATACAAGTTGCAATTATGACAATAGTGCAAAACTTATATTAAGACTCACAATAGGTTTTTTAATGTTATTTCATGGTCTTGGAAAAATATCACATGGTGTTTCAGGTTTAGAAGGGATGTTTGCAAATTCAGGATTACCATCATTTATAGCTTACGGTGCATATTTAGGTGAAGTAATAGCTCCACTAATGCTAATAATTGGTTTTAAAGTTAGAATAGCAGCAGTATTGATTATTGGAACAATGGCTACAGCAATTGGACTTGCACATCTAAACGATATTTTTACAAGAACAGATCAAGGAGCATGGGCTATTGAACTTCAAATGTTATATCTTTTAGGATCATTAAGTATTTTATTACAAGGTGCTGGAAAATATAGTTTAGATTATTTAAGAAAATAATCTAAACTATTTATAAATACATAATCAATTTTCTTTTAAAATACTTGAACAATCTATTAAATATGTAATAGTTTTTTTTTGAGTATTTTAAGGAAATTTGTTTTTCATTAATTTCATTGTAACAAAATACTATCTTAATCCTTTGCAAATCACTCTTTAATTTTAATAAAATAATGTTATTATTATAAGAGCTTATATTTAAATTTCTGAAGGAATATTTTGAGAAAACTATCAGATGAAAACTTTATACTAAATATTGTGAAATATACTCCATCTATATTTGTAGTAGTAATAGCACTACTAGTTAACTTTTATATTTCTATTGATCATACTAAAAATTTAAAAAAAGACAAAGAAGAGATTAGAAAAAATTATATTAAATTAAATAAAGATATAAGTAAAACTAATATAAATAATGTACATAAATATATAAATAATAAAAAATTAGAATCTATTAACTCATTAAAAAAAGAAATTAAAGGTCAATCATATAATGCTCATAATGTAATGACAACAATATATAATGACTTTAAAAATATAAAATCAAAAGAAGAAATCACTCAAATAATAAAATCTGCATTAAAAAATATTAGATTTAATGATGGAAGAAGTTATTTTTTCATATACGATTTAAATGGAACAAATATTTTTCATCCAGTAAAACCTGAACGGGAAGGAAAAAACTTTTATAATCTTCAAGATTTACATAAAAAATTTATTATTCAAGAATCTATAAACATAGCAAAAAGTAAAAAAGCAGAAGGATTCCAAACATGGATGTTTAATAAACCTAATGATACTTTAAAAGAATATCAAAAAATAGGATTTATAAAAAAGTTCAATCCTTACAATTGGTTTATTGGTATAGGAGAATATAAACAAAACTTTCAAAATAAAGTTAAAAAAGAAGTCTTAGATAATATAAAAACTATAGAATACAAAGATAAAAATAATGTTTTTGTAATAGATGAAAAAGGTAATTTATTATTATCAGAATTAAACTTTTCTAATATTAGTCATTTAGATAAAAATAATATATTTTTAAAATCATATACAAATTTTATAAATTCTAAGAAAAAATCTACATATTTAGAATACACATTTGAAAATGAAGAGAAAAGATATAATAAGATATCTTATTTAGAAAAAATCAATGATTATAATTGGGTAATTGGAACTGGATTTGATTATAATAATTTAAATTCTATGATTATTCAAAAACAAAAAGAATTAGAAGAAGATTATCAAAAAAATTTAATGATTATAAGAATATCAACTTTAATTATTACATTAATATTTTTAATACCATCACTATTTGTATCAAGATTTCTAAAAAGAATTTTTCTTTCATATAAACAAAAACTTTTAGAAAATGAAACTACAAAATTTGAAACAATGATGGAAGAATTAAATCTTATTTTTGATAACTTACCTATAAATGTTATTTATAAAGATACTAAAGACAATATTATCAGAGCAAATAAGAATATGGCGGATTCTCTTAATCTAAGTACAGAAGATTTAAGAAATAAACCTTCAAAAAATATTTTTCCAGATTTTTATAAAGAATATTACAAATGTGATCTTGAAACTATAAAATCTAAAAAGACTATAGCAGATATTCTTGGAAAATATAAATCAAAAGATGGAATAAAACTTATCAATTTCTCTAATATTCCTATTTTTGATAAAAATGGAGAAGTTCGAAATATTATTGTTTTTGTTACAGATATTACTGAAAAAGAAGCTCTTAAAGAAGATAATAAAAGAAAAGAAGTACTATTATACCAACAAAGCAAAATGGCAACAATGGGTGAGATGATTGCTAATATTGCCCATCAATGGAAACAACCCTTATCAACAATCACTGTTGCTGCAACTGGAACAAAGCTTCAAAAGCAAATGAATTGTTTATCTGATGAAAGCTTATTCTCATCCTTAGATTCAATAAATAATTCAGCACAATATTTAGCTCAAACAATAGATGATTTTAGAAACTTTTTTAATCCAGATAAAAATAATTATTCTGAATTTATTATTTCATCTACTATTGAGAAAACATTAAAACTTTTACTTCCAAAATATAAAACTCAAAATATCGAAATTATAAAAGATATTGAAAATATTGAAATTATCTCTTTAGAAAATGAAATTATACAAGTGTTAATAAATATCTTAAATAATGCAAGAGATGAACTAATTAAATATAAACAAAGAAGATTGATTTTTATAAAAACATATAAAAAAGAAAATTCTTTAATCCTTGAAATTAAAGATAATGCAAAAGGTATAAACAAAGATATTATAGACAAAATCTTTGATCCATATTTTACTACAAAAAAAGATTCTGAAGGTACAGGAATAGGTTTATATATGAGTAAAAATATTCTAACAAAGCTTTTAAATGCAGAGTTTAAAGTAGAAAATAAGACTTTCTCTTATGATAATATTAAATATACTGGAGTAAAGTTTAGTATAAATATTCCCATTACTCCTTCTTAAATTAAACCTAAATTTTCTCCTATTTCATAATCATTTAAAATTAATTTATCGTGAAATAGGAAAATATTACTTAAAAATTTATGAAGCTAAATCATCTATAAATAAACAACTTTTCTTTCTTGTTTCTATATTTCTATCTTGTACTATATCCATGAAATTACTCAATATTTTATTACTTATATCACACTTATCTACTTTTCCAAG from Poseidonibacter antarcticus encodes:
- a CDS encoding plasma-membrane proton-efflux P-type ATPase, with the protein product MKDKDLDILTGLSEEEVQKRIKKYGYNELNEKQVNWLNRLFKRFWGPIPWMIEIAAILSAVAQRWEDFSVIILMLFINAFVDFYQESKALNAIAVLKKKLAREALVLRDGKWKTINSKEVVPDDIIKIKIGDVVAADCILLGGEDFIQVDQSALTGESLPVNKQINESLYANAIIKQGEMIAKVTATGLNTYFGKTVGLVAKAEKQEHGHFQSMVIKVGNYLIIMTLFLIGIIIWHGINSNEPLLELLIFALILTISAIPVAMPAVLTVTMALGARVLATKQAIVTKLSAIEEAAGMDILCSDKTGTLTQNKMSLAEPYLVRNYTIDELMLYGAYASKKENKDPIEKPIFEYISDNKLEEKLNEIKITKFISFDPIHKKTEAIFNNEVSYIKGAPQIIIELCDENLNEKKSDYAQVENFAKKGFRTLGVAYKQKDENKYHFVGLIALYDLPRMDSKQAITEANKKGVSVKMITGDNIAVAKYISNILQIGDDIEDIKELKGQNQKEYIYLSEILSRSIVKTLNTSSTDKEIDESVEKIVNEVQKELNNKPIPIGNVKKHESEIVRIIENANGFAQVLPEDKYFIVDELQKADHIVGMTGDGVNDAPALKKADCGIAVSGATDAARAAADIVLMAPGLTVIVDAIEQARIVFERMKSYVVYRIAETVRILMFMTLSIVLFDFYPITAIMIIILALLNDIPIMAIAYDNTKVEEKPVRWDMKNVFILSTWLGIAGVLSSFAIFYIVMIYLKANPQSAFLPELPMWVDINDEKSFLGFVQTLFFVKLIIAGHYTIFNTRIADWFFKKPHPSWQLFFASFITALLGTALGLYSFDLLPRINWQWALFLWVYVSIWFVFNDIIKMAVIKYNKKRSLK
- a CDS encoding cache domain-containing protein; translated protein: MRKLSDENFILNIVKYTPSIFVVVIALLVNFYISIDHTKNLKKDKEEIRKNYIKLNKDISKTNINNVHKYINNKKLESINSLKKEIKGQSYNAHNVMTTIYNDFKNIKSKEEITQIIKSALKNIRFNDGRSYFFIYDLNGTNIFHPVKPEREGKNFYNLQDLHKKFIIQESINIAKSKKAEGFQTWMFNKPNDTLKEYQKIGFIKKFNPYNWFIGIGEYKQNFQNKVKKEVLDNIKTIEYKDKNNVFVIDEKGNLLLSELNFSNISHLDKNNIFLKSYTNFINSKKKSTYLEYTFENEEKRYNKISYLEKINDYNWVIGTGFDYNNLNSMIIQKQKELEEDYQKNLMIIRISTLIITLIFLIPSLFVSRFLKRIFLSYKQKLLENETTKFETMMEELNLIFDNLPINVIYKDTKDNIIRANKNMADSLNLSTEDLRNKPSKNIFPDFYKEYYKCDLETIKSKKTIADILGKYKSKDGIKLINFSNIPIFDKNGEVRNIIVFVTDITEKEALKEDNKRKEVLLYQQSKMATMGEMIANIAHQWKQPLSTITVAATGTKLQKQMNCLSDESLFSSLDSINNSAQYLAQTIDDFRNFFNPDKNNYSEFIISSTIEKTLKLLLPKYKTQNIEIIKDIENIEIISLENEIIQVLINILNNARDELIKYKQRRLIFIKTYKKENSLILEIKDNAKGINKDIIDKIFDPYFTTKKDSEGTGIGLYMSKNILTKLLNAEFKVENKTFSYDNIKYTGVKFSINIPITPS
- a CDS encoding DoxX family protein → MEKINTSCNYDNSAKLILRLTIGFLMLFHGLGKISHGVSGLEGMFANSGLPSFIAYGAYLGEVIAPLMLIIGFKVRIAAVLIIGTMATAIGLAHLNDIFTRTDQGAWAIELQMLYLLGSLSILLQGAGKYSLDYLRK